The DNA segment CGCCGACGATCGAGAATCGTTCCGCGAGGGGGGATCGGTCTTCGGTCATGCGAGGTCTCCGAGGGTTCGAGCGCTCGGGATCCGGCGGCACGTTCGTCGTGATCCTCCGTCGACCGCCCGGCGCTTCCATCACGGCCGAAGCGCCTGCGCTCCGCGGCGACCGAACGCTTCGTCGACGATCGCCTGCAGCCGCTGGAGCGTCTCCGGTTTCGGCGGCTCGAAGTCCTTCATCTCGTAGATGCGCCCGAGGAACTCGTACTTGCTCTCCCCGAAGCGCATGTACGGCAGCAGCTCGTAATCCACGACGTTGCGATAGGGCTTGATGAAAGCCAGCACCGCCCGGATGTGTTCCTCGTCGTCGTTGACTCCCGGGATGACCGGAGTCCGCGCGATGAATTTCTTGTCGGGGAAGGTCTCGTACGCCCGCTGGATGTTCTCGCGGATCCGGTTGTTCGGGACCCCGGTCCACTTCCGGTGGCGCTCCGCATCGGTGAGCTTGTGGTCGTGGAGCACGACGTCCACGTGCGGCAGGACCTTCTCGACGCTCGTCCACGGCACGTTGAACGCGGTCTCGATGGCGGTGTGGATGCCGCGCCGGTGCGCTTCGGCGAGCAGCGCGGCGGAGAAGTCGGGCTGCAGCTGGCACTCCCCGCCGCTCAGCGTCATGCCGCCTCCGGATTCGCGGTAGAAGCTCTGGTCCTGTTCCACCTCGTCGATCACCTCGTCGACCGTCATCTCGCGCCCGAAGAGATAGAGCGCCTGGGTCGGGCAGACGGGGACGCACGCGGCGCAGTTGGTGCACAGGTCCCAGTTGATCCGGACCTTCTCGCCGGCGCCGTTCCCCGACCCCGCCGTGAAGATGGCCGACTCCGGGCAGACGCCCTTCAGGCAGAAGCCGCACTCCTTGTCACCGATGCAGGCGCCCGCCTTGTAGGCGAGCTCCGGCACGTTGCGGATGCTCTCGGGATTGGAGCACCACTTGCAGCGAAGCGAGCATCCCTTGAGGAAGACGGTCGTCCGGATCCCCGGTCCGTCGTGGGTGCAGAAGTGCTGGATGTTGAGGACCAGTCCCGTCCGGCCGTTCGATTTCATCGCTTTCGGGTCCATGTTCCCCTCCTCACGATCCGAGCGAAATGCCCAGGGCCCGCGCGATCTGGACGAACTCGCCGTCGGGGGGCACGGTCCGGAAACGGTTGATGGCCTCGGACAACGGCACGAACTTCAGGTCCGGCGGCTGGAACACCACCATGGAGCCGCTCTGGCCCTGGGAGAGGGCGCGGACGGCGCCCACCCCGTAGCCCAGCCCGAGCTGCCGGTCCACGACGGTCGGCGCTCCGCCCTTCGCGAGATCGCCGAGCACCAGCGAGAACGTCTCCTGGTCGGTCAGGCGCTGGATCTCGAGCGTCAGCTCCGAGGCGAGGCGGCCACCGGTCTCGATGACGTGGGATCCTCCCTCGCCGGTCGAGGCGGGGGAGAGCGACGCCTTGAAGCCGGAAGAGACGGAGGCGGCGAGCGCCGGCTCGGCCGCCATCGCCCGGACGGCGCCCGTGGCCGCGACGACCAGCCCGTAGGGCCGGCCGGCCTTCGCGCGCTCCCGGAGGCTGGCCGCGACCTTGTCCAGGTCGTACGGGATTTCGGGAATCAGGACGGCGTCGGCGCCCGCGGCCATTCCGGCCTGCAGGGCGAGCCACCCCGCATTGGCGCCGGGAACTTCGACGACGCAGATCCTCCGGACGGACTGCGCGGCCTGGCGAATTCGCTCGAGCGAGTCCGCCACGAAGCTCAGTGCGCTGTTGAAGCCGAAGGAAAGGGCCGTCGCCGGGACGTCGTTCTCGATCGACTTCGGGACGCAGACGGTCGGAAGGCCCTTTCGGCTCAGTCTCCACAGAATTCCGAGCGCCCGCGCGCTCACGACGGAGACGACCGCGTCGATGCGTTCCGCCGCGAGCAGCCGGAGGAGCTCGTCGCTCCGGTCGACCTCGTGCGCCATGCCGTCCGCATCCACCGTCCCGACGCGGAACGGGTCGCTTCGGGCCGCGGTCCCCAGGAGGCACCCGGTCGTCCCCGCGAGCTCCGCGACGCGGGAAGGGGTCAGCGCCAGGAGACCGCCCTCCGGGTAGCGCTCGGGGAACAGCAGCCCCTCGAACCCGTCGCGGATTCCGACGATCTCCCAGCCCCGCTCGTGCGCGGCCAGGGTCGCGCCGGTGATGACGGCGTTCAAGCCGGGGACGAAGCCCCCGCCGACGTTGATGGCGATTCGTTTGATTTTGCTGTTCATCGTCCGGCTCCTTGTCGAGCGGCGGTCCCGTGCGAACGAGGCGACGGTCCGCGATGCGGCGCCGTCGAGCGGACCGGGGCTCTCTTCGATGCACGGGGCAGTGCCTGGGTTGCCTTCCTGGCCTGGGACGTCAGCTCATCGACCGCGTCCAGCTGTTCCCAGGGGAATTCCGGCCGGCCGAAGTGGCCGTACGCGGCGGTCTTCCGGTAGATCGGCGCCCGCAGGCCGAGGTGGTCGATCATCCCCTTCGGGGAGAGCGGAAAGACCTTGCGAACGACCGCGGCGAGCGCATCCTCGGCGAGCGCGCCGGTTCCGTAGGTGTTCACCATGACGGACACGGGATCGACGAGACCGATGCAGTAGCCGAGCTGAACGAGGCATTCGTCGGCGAGACCGGCCTTCACGAGGTTCTTCGCCACGTAACGGGCCATGTAGCCGGCGGACCGATCCACCTTCGTCGGGTCCTTCCCGCTGAACGCCCCGCCGCCATGGACGGCCCAGCCGCCGTACGTGTCCACGATGATCTTGCGTCCGGTCAGGCCGGTGTCGCACTGGGGGCCGCTCACGAGGAACTTGCCCGTTCCGTTGACGGTGATCTTGGTGTTCCGGTCGATCATCGAGCCCACGACCGGCAGCACGACCTTGTCGATGATCTCCCGCTTCGCCTCCTCGGTCGTGAACCGGCCGTCCGGGGTGATCACTTCGTCGGTGTGCGAGGCGGCGATGACGACGTATTCGATCCGCGCCGGTTTTCCGTTGCGGTACTCGACCGTCACCTGCGTCTTGCCGTCTGGCCCGAGGTACGGGAGCGCCCCGTTCTTGCGGACTTCGGTCAGCCGCATCGCGAGCTTGTGCGCCATCATGATGGGCAGCGGCATCAGCTCGTCCGTCTGCCGGCACGCGTAGCCGAACATCAGCCCCTGGTCGCCGGCGCCGATCTCGCCTTCCTTCTTCGAGACTCCGAGGTCGATGTCCGGGGACTGCGGGTGGATCGTCCGGATCACCGCGGCCACGTTCACGTCGAAGCCGTACTTCGGCGAGGTGTACCCGATCTCGTTTCCGAGCTCGCGC comes from the Thermoanaerobaculia bacterium genome and includes:
- a CDS encoding glycyl-radical enzyme activating protein: MDPKAMKSNGRTGLVLNIQHFCTHDGPGIRTTVFLKGCSLRCKWCSNPESIRNVPELAYKAGACIGDKECGFCLKGVCPESAIFTAGSGNGAGEKVRINWDLCTNCAACVPVCPTQALYLFGREMTVDEVIDEVEQDQSFYRESGGGMTLSGGECQLQPDFSAALLAEAHRRGIHTAIETAFNVPWTSVEKVLPHVDVVLHDHKLTDAERHRKWTGVPNNRIRENIQRAYETFPDKKFIARTPVIPGVNDDEEHIRAVLAFIKPYRNVVDYELLPYMRFGESKYEFLGRIYEMKDFEPPKPETLQRLQAIVDEAFGRRGAQALRP
- a CDS encoding 6-phosphofructokinase; this translates as MNSKIKRIAINVGGGFVPGLNAVITGATLAAHERGWEIVGIRDGFEGLLFPERYPEGGLLALTPSRVAELAGTTGCLLGTAARSDPFRVGTVDADGMAHEVDRSDELLRLLAAERIDAVVSVVSARALGILWRLSRKGLPTVCVPKSIENDVPATALSFGFNSALSFVADSLERIRQAAQSVRRICVVEVPGANAGWLALQAGMAAGADAVLIPEIPYDLDKVAASLRERAKAGRPYGLVVAATGAVRAMAAEPALAASVSSGFKASLSPASTGEGGSHVIETGGRLASELTLEIQRLTDQETFSLVLGDLAKGGAPTVVDRQLGLGYGVGAVRALSQGQSGSMVVFQPPDLKFVPLSEAINRFRTVPPDGEFVQIARALGISLGS